One stretch of Burkholderia pyrrocinia DNA includes these proteins:
- a CDS encoding ABC transporter permease, translated as MTTHGVRPTRSALRRRLPAYAARATALALLLVLLLRPAWLQGLFAPFADNGAPVIYDRASLLDLTLAHLGTVALSSLIGTIVAVAAGIAVTRPAGADFLPVARSVVDIGQTFPPVAVLALAVPAVGFGLKPVLIALVLYGLLPIFESTIAGLEDVPRDVVDAARGMGMSGWQQLVSVELPLAFPVIVNGIRLAVVINLGTATIGSTVAARGLGDVIIAGLQTSNTAFVLQGGVIVGLLAVLVSDAIGAIARVAAARRA; from the coding sequence ATGACGACGCACGGCGTGCGGCCAACGCGTTCGGCGCTGCGCCGGCGGCTGCCCGCGTATGCGGCCCGCGCGACCGCGCTCGCGCTGCTGCTCGTGCTGCTGTTGCGCCCTGCATGGCTGCAGGGGCTGTTCGCGCCGTTCGCGGACAACGGCGCGCCGGTCATCTACGATCGCGCGAGCCTGCTCGATCTCACGCTCGCGCATCTCGGCACGGTCGCGCTGTCGAGCCTGATCGGCACGATTGTCGCGGTCGCGGCCGGCATCGCGGTCACGCGGCCGGCCGGCGCGGATTTCCTGCCGGTCGCGCGCAGCGTCGTCGACATCGGCCAGACCTTCCCGCCGGTCGCGGTGCTCGCGCTCGCGGTGCCGGCCGTCGGTTTCGGATTGAAACCCGTGCTGATCGCGCTCGTGCTGTACGGGCTCCTGCCGATTTTCGAAAGCACGATCGCGGGGCTCGAAGACGTGCCGCGCGACGTCGTCGACGCCGCGCGCGGGATGGGAATGAGCGGCTGGCAGCAACTGGTGTCGGTCGAGCTGCCGCTCGCGTTTCCGGTGATCGTCAACGGCATCCGGCTCGCGGTCGTGATCAATCTCGGCACCGCGACGATCGGCTCGACGGTCGCCGCGCGCGGGCTCGGCGACGTGATCATCGCGGGCCTGCAGACGTCGAACACCGCGTTCGTGCTGCAGGGCGGCGTAATCGTCGGGCTGCTCGCGGTGCTCGTCAGCGATGCGATCGGCGCAATTGCGCGGGTGGCTGCCGCGCGGCGCGCATAG
- a CDS encoding lytic transglycosylase domain-containing protein — MRRFLCLIVLSLGIAQQASAQQAPAMPASAPEAAASAPSVASAPLANANDQPNEANRRITAYLSKKFGVAKERAAKLADIVSVTATKYSLPPALVYAIISIESRFQEKARGQHGATGLMQVVPAAHRGLLRNVKDLTEPNANVEVGSAILSGYVRAAGGNVQAGLKNYGGSNAYAAKVMQRVDSFRFVLEPDDDAKVANDTKARMVPVSESSMSPAAANRNAK; from the coding sequence ATGCGACGGTTTCTCTGTCTGATCGTGCTTTCGCTCGGCATCGCGCAACAGGCGTCGGCGCAGCAAGCGCCCGCGATGCCTGCGTCCGCGCCCGAAGCGGCCGCATCGGCACCGTCCGTCGCATCCGCGCCGCTCGCCAACGCCAACGATCAGCCGAACGAAGCAAACCGCCGCATCACGGCCTACCTGTCGAAGAAATTCGGCGTCGCGAAGGAGCGGGCCGCGAAGCTCGCCGATATCGTGAGCGTGACTGCGACGAAATATTCGCTGCCGCCGGCACTCGTTTACGCGATCATTTCGATCGAATCGCGCTTCCAGGAAAAGGCACGCGGCCAGCATGGCGCAACGGGGCTGATGCAGGTCGTGCCGGCCGCGCACCGCGGCCTGCTGCGCAACGTGAAGGATCTGACCGAGCCGAACGCGAACGTCGAGGTCGGGTCCGCGATCCTGTCGGGCTACGTGAGAGCGGCCGGCGGCAACGTGCAGGCCGGGCTGAAGAACTATGGCGGTTCGAATGCATATGCGGCAAAGGTGATGCAGCGGGTCGATTCGTTCCGCTTCGTGCTCGAACCCGACGACGACGCGAAAGTCGCGAACGACACGAAGGCGCGGATGGTGCCGGTCAGCGAATCGTCGATGTCGCCCGCGGCCGCGAACCGCAACGCCAAATAA
- a CDS encoding LysR family transcriptional regulator, which produces MELLNDMALFVEVVKAKGFRSAADALGMPNSTLSRRIGALEKAIGLRLLHRTTRRIELTEAGQLYFERCKRIVDEARLAHEQLGELLAEPSGVLRASFPVDFAVIYLTPLIVEFANRHPKLTFDFELTSRRVDLVSEPFDVAIRIGESADSQLVARRLATFRNYLYASPRYLERSGEPREPDDLTRHQCLSVLHVDVWTLHDGVREVEVPVGGRFVVNSVGMNRQLAVHDAGIIRMPEEIVADDVAAGRLRRVLPGWEGTPVPVYAMTETRLLPAKTQIFIEFLREHFAHK; this is translated from the coding sequence GTGGAACTGCTGAACGACATGGCGCTGTTCGTGGAGGTCGTGAAGGCGAAGGGCTTTCGCAGCGCGGCCGACGCGCTGGGGATGCCGAATTCGACGCTGTCGCGGCGGATCGGCGCGCTGGAAAAGGCGATCGGCTTGCGGCTGCTGCATCGCACGACGCGCCGGATCGAGCTGACGGAGGCCGGGCAGCTGTATTTCGAGCGCTGCAAGCGCATCGTCGACGAGGCGCGGCTCGCGCACGAGCAGCTCGGCGAGCTGCTGGCCGAACCGTCGGGCGTGCTGCGCGCGTCGTTTCCGGTCGATTTCGCGGTGATCTACCTGACGCCGCTGATCGTCGAATTCGCGAACCGTCATCCGAAGCTGACGTTCGATTTCGAGCTGACGTCACGGCGCGTCGATCTGGTGAGCGAGCCGTTCGACGTCGCGATCCGCATCGGCGAATCGGCGGATTCGCAGCTCGTCGCGCGGCGGCTCGCTACGTTCCGCAATTACCTGTATGCGTCGCCGCGCTATCTGGAGCGCTCGGGCGAGCCGCGCGAGCCGGACGACCTGACGCGGCATCAGTGCCTGAGCGTGCTGCACGTCGATGTGTGGACGCTGCATGACGGCGTGCGGGAGGTCGAGGTGCCGGTGGGCGGGCGGTTCGTCGTGAACAGCGTCGGCATGAACCGGCAACTGGCCGTGCATGACGCGGGGATCATCCGGATGCCGGAGGAGATCGTGGCCGACGACGTGGCCGCAGGAAGGTTGCGTCGCGTGCTGCCCGGATGGGAGGGCACGCCGGTGCCGGTCTATGCGATGACGGAAACGCGTTTGCTGCCCGCGAAGACGCAGATTTTCATCGAGTTTCTGCGCGAGCATTTCGCGCACAAATGA
- a CDS encoding dihydroneopterin aldolase, with amino-acid sequence MKPFDEPFVAIDAPRLRGRGWSVFVDELKVPARIGIHAHEHEAPQPIVIDARLGYRCEPSEQGEWIDYDGYCARVASFLSHKPHTRLLETLVADIAVLSFREWPALESLTLSVYKPKIRPGTKRVGVSLDWTRGDYLRWTGAAGQI; translated from the coding sequence ATGAAGCCGTTCGACGAACCGTTCGTGGCGATCGACGCGCCGCGCCTGCGCGGGCGCGGCTGGAGCGTGTTCGTCGACGAACTGAAGGTGCCCGCGCGGATCGGCATTCATGCTCACGAGCATGAAGCGCCGCAGCCGATCGTGATCGATGCGCGGCTCGGGTATCGCTGCGAGCCGAGCGAGCAGGGCGAGTGGATCGATTACGACGGCTATTGCGCGCGTGTCGCGTCGTTTCTGTCGCACAAGCCGCATACGCGGCTGCTCGAGACGCTCGTCGCCGATATCGCGGTGCTGTCGTTCCGCGAATGGCCGGCGCTGGAGTCGCTGACGCTGTCGGTGTACAAGCCGAAGATCCGGCCGGGCACGAAACGCGTCGGCGTGTCGCTCGACTGGACGCGCGGGGATTATTTGCGGTGGACGGGGGCGGCGGGGCAGATTTGA
- a CDS encoding sarcosine oxidase subunit gamma yields MWNETRNQTQVAGAGGVTLESPFVGAADVLKTHQARASKKFTLRERPFLDLVNVRGELSDPAFVSAFERVVGCRPPAQPNTIARGAEYDVLWLGPDEWLVRSNGPVQAGVLEAKLAEAVQGTYSAAVDVGSGYTVVEISGERVRDVLARGCPLDLHPRAFKPGQCAQSHYFKASIVLIPTGDDTFEIVLRRSFADYFVRIMLDAAAPLAS; encoded by the coding sequence ATGTGGAATGAAACGAGAAACCAGACGCAGGTGGCGGGCGCCGGCGGCGTGACGCTTGAATCGCCGTTCGTCGGCGCGGCCGACGTGCTGAAGACGCACCAGGCGCGCGCATCGAAGAAGTTCACGCTGCGCGAGCGGCCCTTCCTCGACCTCGTCAACGTGCGCGGCGAGTTGAGCGATCCGGCGTTCGTGAGCGCGTTCGAGCGCGTGGTCGGCTGCCGGCCGCCCGCGCAGCCGAACACGATCGCGCGCGGCGCCGAGTACGACGTGCTGTGGCTCGGCCCCGACGAGTGGCTCGTGCGCTCGAACGGGCCGGTGCAGGCCGGCGTGCTCGAGGCGAAGCTCGCGGAGGCCGTGCAGGGCACGTATTCGGCGGCCGTCGACGTCGGCAGCGGCTACACGGTGGTCGAGATCAGCGGCGAACGCGTGCGCGACGTGCTCGCGCGCGGCTGCCCGCTCGATCTCCATCCGCGTGCGTTCAAGCCGGGCCAGTGCGCGCAGTCGCATTACTTCAAGGCGTCGATCGTGCTGATCCCGACCGGCGACGATACGTTCGAGATCGTGCTGCGCCGCAGTTTCGCCGACTACTTCGTGCGCATCATGCTCGACGCGGCCGCGCCGCTCGCGTCATGA